The following coding sequences lie in one Apium graveolens cultivar Ventura chromosome 1, ASM990537v1, whole genome shotgun sequence genomic window:
- the LOC141664443 gene encoding uncharacterized protein LOC141664443 isoform X1, whose amino-acid sequence MSDNSEHYVHGPLHLYSPMVDPQLVDPVVPAPIPAVGPIIPIVSAVPLRAIPPQPHQVRPPVRGPPPGDTSSTDHSVARTPPHPVPGPVPYRVYEAIVRERDDLLGQLREMEHVMRTTDRAQVERDLREKILISRMVARATLHVDIDDFDHLREWAKYVMRELQEIGGSEFP is encoded by the coding sequence ATGTCTGACAATTCTGAGCATTATGTTCATGGACCTTTGCACTTGTATTCCCCTATGGTAGATCCACAGCTTGTTGACCCTGTTGTTCCCGCACCGATACCAGCTGTTGGACCTATTATCCCGATAGTCTCTGCGGTTCCTCTGCGAGCTATCCCACCTCAACCACATCAGGTTCGACCACCAGTTAGAGGTCCTCCTCCTGGGGACACTAGTTCTACTGATCATTCTGTTGCCAGGACACCTCCTCACCCTGTTCCAGGCCCTGTTCCGTATCGTGTTTATGAGGCTATTGTCAGAGAGCGTGATGACCTTCTTGGTCAGCTCAGAGAGATGGAGCATGTGATGAGGACCACTGATAGGGCTCAGGTTGAGCGTGATTTGAGAGAGAAGATCCTTATTTCCAGGATGGTAGCTAGAGCCACACTGCATGTGGACATAGATGATTTTGATCACCTCAGAGAGTGGGCTAAATATGTGATGAGAGAGCTTCAGGAGATCGGAGGTTCAGAGTTTCCTTAG